From the genome of Solanum stenotomum isolate F172 chromosome 5, ASM1918654v1, whole genome shotgun sequence:
ACATTCAAATACTTAAAAGTTCTCCAGTGAATGAAGCAATAACGATTTTTTGATCAAGTTGAAGCAAATAACAAGTCTGAAATAATATCCAAACACATGAGATGCAAAGGGCTATTTCAACGCCTTTTATTTACATCTGCATTTGACCGAGTGTTCCAATTTGCAGCTTGTAAAGCAAGGAAATGCAAATTTAGACACCCTGAATGACAATAGCTACCTGAAAAATTATAATGCAGACTTCAAAATGAACAAAATGAAAGATATCCTTATTGAACGTCCAGGTTTCCTTTATTAATCATTTTGAAAATAGTGTTGACTTCATTTGTGGAGAAGCTTTTAGAGTCACAGCTGAAAATACACGATCAAAATTCCTTTACACAATTTTTCATGCAACTTACTCATGTTTAACTTCCAAAACACGTTAAGCACAGATATTCAGATTGGGACATACAAAGAACAATATTCATGTAGGAGGATAAATATGATGATTAGTGTGATTACAATCATACCGGAGGAATATATTCTGGTCTTGCTGCTGCGTAGTCATCAGGCATCCCTCTTGAAAAACCTTCTGCAAGAGAATTACCAAAAAATCTTACTATAGACAGTTTCCTAGTTCTAAGTAATTCAGGTaccaaaaacaattaaatatcaTAATAGCTTACTTGTTGTCTCAGTGACTGGCTGCAATTTCCATCCTTTGCCATAATTCACAAGAATTGAATTGGGGCCAAAAATCACAGGCACTTCCCCATCTTTAACAGCTTCAACGTAAGTTGCAGGTTGGTTTGCCAAGATAGAATCAACGCTACTGCTATTGATAAATTTCAGTGCAAATTTTGCCTCTGTTCCAGCAGCAAATCGCCAAGTCTTGCCGGTGCTTCTGGAAATCACTTCCACAAACTACAATGCAGAAATTATAAGATCAAATTCAATTTCTGATGGCAAAAGTacccaactttttttttataagtataACAATTCCTTAATTCCATTATGCTAAATGATCCAATGGACACTAATCAACTGTATCAAAACATGTAAGTAAGAAGAATCAAAGCTAATATCACTTCCATAAACTTCAAGGTAGCAATTAGCCGATTACAAGAATATCCAATTTCACAGTGAAAATGAACAATCAAACAATCAATCAACATATTAATATGATAGTTTCATAAAGAATCAAGGGATAATATCACTTTCAACCTCAAAATAGATATTAGAAAATAAACTGTTCTtgtcaaaacaagaaaaagaaaacaactttAATTACTAATTATAATAATACCCAAATTGGTACACGTCAATTCCATTTCGCTGGATTGAAAGAGCCATCAATCACTATGATCTCTTTCTTAGAAAAGATATTGCGTAAATTCTTCCTTTTTTGAACCCATGCTTTCCGTTGGTCAACAACCAACTAAATCTATACTTCTTCACTACTCGTACAGGGAAGGTGGAAGAAATTCAGTCTCCCTTTTTTTGGGGGGAGCAGAGCAGTCAAAGAATGAAATTTCACAGTGAACTGAATAATCAAACAGCCCATAACGAGCTATATCAAAAACCTGAATCTCATAGCATTCAACATTCATGCAGTGTCCAAGGAAGGGCTCGACCCAAGGGGCAGTGGCGGAGCTACCTTATAGTCAGGGGTTCATCCAAACCCTCTtcggtagaaaattatattatttatacatggttaaaataaatttttaggtatatatatatagtagatgtcgaacccccttcggctACTTTGTGTttatttcttcagattttgaatccccttattaaaaatcctggctccgccactgcggCAAGGGGGTTTGATATAAGCAGTCTACCCTAACGTAAGCATCAATGACTAATTCCATCTCTCTAACCCATATCATATAGGTCACACATAAACAACTTTACCATTGTTCCCCTTTGTAATTTTATAAGAATCAAAGAATATAAAATCATTTCCAAAAAAGCAATCAGCAAAAATGAACTACTCTAGTAGGAAATAGAGCAAACAATTCTAATAACTGATTACAAAAGCACTCAATTTCATTTTaaacaaattgaacaaatagtcCATAAGAGCAAAAGGTCAGTCCGATGCATAAAGCATCCTGCATTAAAAGGTCCATAGAAGGACCATGATCTACACGGTCTATCATAATGCAAGTATTAGTGACTGTTTCGCTCGGTCCATAGAAGGACCATGATCTACACAGTCTATCATAATGCAAGTATTAGTGACTGTTTCCACGGCTGGAACACGACCGATTTAGTCAACAATTAACAGAAATCAAAAAAACGAATTACAGAAGATCAATAGAAGATAGAGGACTTACAGATTGAGATTGTTCAGTGGATTGATTGACTTCTGCTTCATCTTTCTGCTCTGCCATTAGCTGAATTTTTTAGGAGAATGAACAGAAAGAGAAGCCATCAACAGTCAATTTGGTGCTTCAAAACGAACAAATATAACGGGTCGGGTTAGGCCATATAAAGTATATGGGCTACGATTTGGATCCccaagtgaaaaaataaaaaaaagggaaaattgtgcataatggcaaactattaattcaaattaaatggtataatcacactttgatttaattgtgtccTGTAGCAAACTGTTTGTCAGCGcctctctccctcaaactctcgctcgccactATCCTCTCTCGCTCATTCCCTCTGTGCTCgcctctcgttttatacaacagaagtgtataaattgtgtttctgtttgtataaagtgagagaaaattgtatataactGTTTGCCAGCGcctctctccctcaaactctcgctcgccactctcctctctcgctcactccctctgtgctcgcctctctcgctttatacaacaaaagtgtataaattgcgtttctgtttgtataaagcgagagaaaattgtatatacacatgcaaatacatatatattcgtcctatacacttataattatacaataaaaatattcccctgcctagttctcttttgcctttctctctttctcgttttatacaacagaattatataaattgcgtttctgtttgtataaagcgcgaaaaaattgtatatacacatgcaaatacatatatattcgtcctatacacttacaATTATACAATAACAATATTCCTCTGCCcagttttatgtttgtataatgtataatttatgtttgtataaagcgaaagagagcgatttttgatatacaaatacttTTGTCAACGATTTACACAAACGAGaggctaacaacaatttatacaaatggcctgccagcgaaattatacaattctgaagaggagccaacgaattatacaattgcttctttttgtatatatgtatagtgaAATAGACAactttcaattgtatatgtatagcgaattatacatatatatgtttgctatggagcgcaattatgcaagctttgctataacatacaaatatgatttttttgtttgctatatgtgaaagttgctctaaaaaaaaattgggcccAAGTTCAGCTCATACAAAAATCCAATAAACATATAAAAGGGGTCATTCACACTTTTAAGTTTTACCCTATTTGTGCtagtctttaatttttgttcctTCGAGGTATTTAATTTTTTCGTAGGGCATAAATTTACATTTTCACGTCATAACATCCATAAGTTAAATGTCCCTCTATGCATATTTGCTTTTCTTGattcaatatgtttttttaacttATCTCGTATATCCAAGTATGaacttaaacttgtattaagttgaacaagtagatacacatattttatatgacataatacacgtaggatgTCGCATAGGATGTCGCGTAGGACATAAATTGTCACGTAGGACGTATATCTACTTGTTCATATTtgtacaaatttaagtgtctatttgtacACACCAAAAATTAGAAGACATATATATCAAATAAGATCAAGTTAAAGGACACATTTACGTGTTATGCATATTAAAATGATATTGGCAAAAAGTGCTATCAACCAAATATCTCCTCTCTTTTTTCCCCTTTCTTTTTCTACCCCTATTTTATGAAGTATACAGATgtaaagagaaaaaagagtCATGAACTAGTAAATTCAAACACCCCTTCTAACTTCAACAAGTGTTGTAAAACTCTTTAACATTAAAGTGCCACAAAAAAAGGACACAGAACCTATGTGTGTCCACCAAATTCAACAATGAATTGAattaaagacaatttttttcttttttcttccaaTCACCTCCCTTTATTTAAACACCTATCTATATAATATGCCCCCCATTTTCATATCCATCAAAAACACTTTCACACAACAAAATAACACAAacacaaccccccccccccccccaccccacccaaaCAAAGTATGGGGAGACCACCTTGTTGTGATAAAATAGGTATCAAGAAAGGTCCTTGGACTCCTGAAGAAGATATCATTTTAGTCTCTTATATTCAAGAACATGGTCCTGGAAATTGGAGATCAGTCCCTACTAATACTGGTAAGTTAGTTGCaatcttgattatttttttttccgtATCTGATGATGTCTGGTACTCACATTGAGGTCCGACTGAAATTCCTGTTGGAAAGTCCATATAGGTAAAGTCTTAAGGTGATTCATATCCGATTCGAGGCTTGAATATGAAACTTTTGATTAAAGAATAAAGAAGTACTTAGCACTCCACCAGACACCACTCCCTAGTGCTAATATTGGTTTATAGTTACTTTATGTTGGTGTTATAATTATAgggttaattttttcttttttctttgtagAAAAGATTATaattttctctatttatttaattgtttaatgAAGCaactttttggttttttttcttaaagggtTGATGAGATGCAGCAAAAGTTGTAGGCTAAGGTGGACAAATTACTTGAGGCCAGGAATCAAAAGGGGGAATTTCACTCCACATGAAGAAGGAATGATTATCCATCTTCAAGCTTTGTTGGGTAACAAGTAATGATCTTCACcttcttaattacttttttttttactcaacatttttattttaatcatacaattaaaagaaaaaagcttTGAGATGAGTGTAAACAGATAGTGAAAATTCATATAGCTGACTTCCCAACTTATTAGAGATtgaaatgtatatgtatatgtttgtACAGATGGGCAGCTATAGCTTCATATCTACCACAAAGGACAGACAATGACATCAAGAATTACTGGAACACGCATCTAAAGAAGAAACTCAAGAAATTCCAAACAGAATTGGATTCACATAATTTGCCTCTTCCTCCTCCTAATTTTGACAATTCTAGCACTAATAACTATGATCATCATCAATTCTCAAAGTTATTAAACTCTCCAAATtctttatcatcatcatcattgtaTGCTTCTAGTACAGAAAATATTTCAAGACTTCTAGAAGGTTGGATGAGATCTTCCCCTAATCCTTCTAGAAGAAACAATATTGATCATGATGAAATGTTGCATGAGGCACAAAAAAACCAAGATCAAGATGGAGGAGTTAGCAATCATGATGATGGTGTAACAATTCCAAATGAGAAATCAAGTTATAATATTAATTGTGAAAGTAGTGAAGTTGTTACACATGAAAAGGCAAGTCCTCCTCCATTCACATATCTTGAAAAGTGGCTACTAGAAGAAAATGGTGGTCAAGTTGAAGAACTCATGGAACTTCCAATGATATTCACTTAATAATACCAATTATTTTCTctataattataaactttttttcttctttttcttgtgtgGAGTTTATTTGGGGGCATGCATTCATGTCTTATTATTTGAAGAAAGCGTAATAGCTTACTGGTCCATGAGCGGCATATAATAGCTTACTGACTCAGTATTCAAGTGATTCATCAACAGAAACAATGAGATCTTGAAAGTTGCTTTTTCAAGTGTTACCGTTCTGCCAATCAAGGAAGGTTTTTAGCTTCATGGCATGAGAAATGTATTAATGCTCAAGTGATTCAACCGAAATGATGAGATCTTGAAAGCTGCTAGTTCAAGTGTATGTAGTGAAATGTTATGTCAATCGAATAATGTTTTTGATGATAGGATCACCTGGACGAAGTCCTTAGATGTGTGTgaagttttaacttttaagttaacATATAGTTCTAATTTTATGTAACTTTTctaatttgaagttaaaataaGCTCCAATATTATAGCTTTCTTCTCATATCAATCACAaagtcttatttattttgtaaattaacTATTCAATATTTGAGTGAAGGCAACTTAGTTTATGATTATCAAGCTCATTGGTGTGTAATTTCTTccacatagtaaattaaaagcAAAAATATGGAGTATGGTAGGAATTTAAGAAGGTAGATATATGTAGGTTCATTTAAAGTctatcatatatatttaaatatttgaaccaaaaaaaatatatatatttaaatataattaaccATTTGTcactaaaactattaaaattgtattatattattataattatatatagatCAGGGTTTAAGTTTTATGCACTAACATCATTTATTAATATCTTTTGCATGATTATATCAAGTTATCTGTAATAACGAGTAAACTATATATAACAAACATGATTTGCTAATTTGGAAAATAAAGTAACATGTTtaaattatactattattaGTTATTGTCCATGtctataacttaaaatatcGTCATAATATTAATCACCAATTTcacataataatattaataatgacCGACGATGAGGATGTAGACTAATATAGAGTAATAAATAGCATTAAATAAGTTATGAATCAATTATGAGAGATGGGACTAGTAGTCAAAACTCATAAATTATAGAGTTATTATTAATACTATAGCCCAATAATAGAGGTacttaatttcaagttctaaaacatgaactaaaataatttataactcGATACATAAgtatttaagaaattaaacaaacaataagttaatataagaaatcaatcttttcttatttttgaagaTAGACGTACAGACGAGTTATAACTTAaacgtttttaaaaaaaatctagtcTCTTAAAATACTTTCATTTATGGAACTCTCGATGCAAcatcatgattttttaaaaacaaacgaTAAAAGTTATATTCAAGAAAACTCAATGAATATGTGATAGCCTTAAAAATACAATCAACATGATGAAAGGAGGGATAACTAATTTTAAACtttgagcaaaaaaaaaaattgattaaatatcCTTATAGATGTCTAATAATGAAACTATCGATAATAGAAGGTAACAGACCAGAGATTCAAAGAGCTAATAACTTGATAAGCAAAAGGTAGACATTATCATCTTAACATTGaccttaaaaaatattttaaaagagtaactacttctttattttataaatcatgattctttaaatcaaaagaaatactatataatttcaacttttaattaaattcaaatgTACATATGGGCACTAGGCTACattaatttattacttttttttgtgtgtgtgtgaacACTAGAATTATTATTCCcctaattttgactaatatCTAGATAGAGAAAACAACACATAATATAGTATTGGTATAGGCCctctcttattatttttttaaaaatgttattagaaattcaattaattaataaagaagaaTTTACATACAAAAAGAGTGgggtgggggggaggggggtgggGGATAGTAAAAAAAGAGAATAATGGTTGATAGAAAGAATCACTAATATGAAATGGGAAAGGTAAGTGTCACGAAATTCTTGTTATCTTTTTAGGGTAATAAAatgcttttattttaatttcatgtaacttttaatttcttttcaccaaaattaacaaaaatgaaaGAGGGAAACATGTGATTTCTCTATATTATTGATGCCCTTTCTCTAAGGGTATATAGTTTGATTAATTTGTCATGTCTCATCGTGACCTTTAGAGACTTTAACATGTCAAATTAATAATGCATGCAACATtggaagttttttttatatgcaCAGTCAGTATAAGTATCAGTTGACATAGCAAATTAAGAGCTATTTACCTTTTCATTAGACTTACTTAACGTGAATTCAAATTATTAAACCAATAGACTGTGAAATAAGATCATCAAATTGGTcgaattgaaaaacaaaatgttCATACAAAAGCTATtctattattaattattctaaattaattatgttcggatcttttttagttttcattCGATAGTCAATATCCACTTTAAAGTATGACTATTTAGACTTGCGTCGAGAAGTCTCATTCTGAGAGTAAAGTACTCTCAATTGAAGGGAGCTCTATATCACTAGCGGAGTCAGAATTTTCGTTAAGGAGGTTCAAAATCTGTagaaatagacacacgaagtagctaaagggggttcaacatctcctatatatacataaaaaattattttaaccatctataaataatataattttccgccGAAGGGGGTTCAGTTATAAGGTGGCTTCGCCCCTGCTATATATACATGATTTGAAATCGTGATCAGACTTCCGAAccctaaattatattttgtgtaCCTGTAATTGCATACCATGAACTTCTCCATTCTATGAGGTTGAGCTCAAAACCTCTCAactaaataaaatgaagaaatctcACTCATCTCGCCACATCATTCTTCAGTGATATTTAACACGTTACCATCTAATATAATGCACGAAGTATATGTTATTTTCGACCAACacatttatatacatataattcaCGTAGgtggaactttttttttttttttgcaataaaaGATAAATTACTTTATTTAGCATTATATGTCTTCCCAAAAATATGATTGATCTGCTGGCAAAATTGGCATGCATGTGATGTTAACAAATACCCCttttgtaatataatatttgttaccGCAATGAAATTAAATAAGGCAATAATTTGGTCATGTAATGTAATGGCCACCCTACAAACCCTACAAACATTTAAATACTTattcaattcaatataaaatttcTTAGGACACGTGTCAAACAAATAAGGCAGTACAAATGATAGAAATAAGAGGGGCAAACGCGgagttaaaatttcaattttatgaattttaaatattaaagtaaTCAGACTTTAAGCGataagaactttttttttaatattattgagTTCGATTGAATCTGTATACGAATTTTTAGCTCAGGCAGATGAGAGGGGACTACCTGCACTACACCATAGTGACCTACGTAAAAACGTGCTGAggtttcttttcttaatttaaaaagttGTCCAATTAAAGAcctctttattttcattaattatacAATGAAGAGCATTTAATTACACGCTAATTAATTTATCTACAGCCCCCTACACATTTATTTTAGTTGgatttatttatatgatgatACGTAGCTAGTGTATAGGGGTTTAATTTGCTGGAACTTTCTGCTGTGAACAAATTTCGAGCTTGATGTGGCGTAGTCTGAAGTGTAAATTCGTAAAATTTGTTAGTTTAAGGTGTATAATACGTGTCATAGATTTTGATTTATGATAAATTTGGTGTAAAAGTTTTTTAACATATCGTTGAAATGAAGCTCAGCGAAAACATTTATAAGTCTCTAAAGAAGAGTGTGTATATGTGATGACTGATGATCATAATAGAAGACGAGCATAAATAAAAGTGAGTTAAGGATGGATCAACGCTTCTAAAGAGGCGAAGACTGAGTTGCTTCCTCCGAATTTCACATTGGAAATGGAGGGGAAAAGTGTGCCCTATATGTGACAATGTACTAGCAAATCCACATGTTCGATGCGATGCAATCAAAAggaaaattttataaagtctATTAGGTCAAAGCGAATAATACGTGTTATGAgattttgtttgagaaaaatataaatttttaagatgaaatatcttaaagataaatacaagatttaattaattttttttattttattttagttcaacaaaatatttttccaaacaATAGATCTTTGGGTTAGGATTTTATGGGCCAAACTTAATGGGCCTTGGTGCAGCTATGGGCCAACTTACAGTTTGTTGGGCTGCAGAACAAGGCTAGATTGGGCCATCTTCATTCAACCTACAGTAGTTGGGTCATTTGCACTTTTGGCCCAATTTTTATGttggtttttaatttttatccctCGTAACAAACAATTTTTCCGTGGAGCATAAGTTTATATTTACACACCATAATATCTCACAAGTTATATCTTGTATGACTTTTTCCCTTCAAAAACTTATGTCCACTAGCATAAGTTCGATtgctaaaagataaaatttaaaaaccaatCCATTTGAAGAGCAAAAGTTAAAAACCAACACATGAAGGGAAGTTTGTGCAATTTCATCGCGGTAGTTCCCGTgaaattttttccctttttggtaAAACTATTTAGTAAATGACCCCTTTAATTTCTCTTTCTGTCTATGGTCCTTTTAGCCCAcatttaaatattctttttgagaaaattgaagATCTTATCAAAGACATTAGATCACAgtctaatttttcttaaaattattgaaaacgtTAGATGATACTCTAATAATTTGTTTGTAAATGAATCTGACATTATTCGAATCGAAAAGATATTTTCCCAAGGACGGTATTTTCATAACTTCTAAAAATAGGCTAAATAAGTTGCTTATAATAGAACAATAAATCGATGGAATATTCTCTTATATAGTTGATTGTTTCatcttcatgtttttttttcctttttattaattttttctctaAGTTGGAATTGGTATTTTTACCATTTCTATAATTCTCTATCAAGACTAATTCtaaccaatttttttaattaaaaaataacaatattaaagaaatattttgactGATTATTGGTTCATTATGATGCATCTTTCAAATCACCTTTAGTTAAttctataattaattttatctctaGTAGTGAATTTGGTGAAGAATCAATTCAAATGACCATTTTACTAGTGTTGTGTCATTGTTaaaaacattaagcttgaaaaAGACTTTTACCAAATGTTTGGTGAATGTTTTAGAATAATTTTAGTTTGTAAAGTTTTAACAAAAGATAATGTATACTTTATGAATAATCGTTTGGAAAGCaacttttattaaaattaatccAATTTGTTTCACACTTTTACCATGCATGAATAACCTAtaccttttctttctttcttttttcatccGGTATTCGGTAATGCCAAAAAGTTTTAAAACAGTTCCTAACAAAAACGATTTTATACCAGAGAGACTCAAACTCAAGACCTAATCTGATTAAGGATTAAGGAATATTTATCGCTGACCTACTCTTTTGATATGACATAATTTGTGCTAGTTCCACATAATGATACTTTTGGTTTTatacatgataaaaaaaaagtgttaaaaatcattatttatttattaagctTATATGTCTTGCCAAATGGTGTCAATGGAATGTTTGAAATTTCTTCAATCAGAATGCATCACCTTCAGAAATAAGTTTTATGGTACATAAATTTGGATTAATCGAAGTTCAATACAAATATCGAATATcgaataaaaaactaaaaaaatataaacactTCCTCCTATTCAAAATATTGTTTACTAAAATAACCCTTGTAATTAGTAACacgattaaattattttcttaataacggtaaatttcaaaacttttgcCGGCATTTACGTTGAGAGAATGAGGGGTGGGTTCAAATTTAAAGAGAATTCATCAAGCAATACTGAGAATTTTTTTACCAAAGTAAGccattattaaaattaatttatcaaaataatacgtttttttgaaattttataaaactagtATAAACGTAGTTCACAGTAACAttttaggttatattttataaaaaaaaaaaatcaataacaaaaagataaaaatctgaCAGATTAAACAGACATAAAACGTTATTGTCAGTAACGTTTTATAATTCGTTACTCTGAGGCACGTTTTACAGCTAGAACGTGACTCGCAGTAACATTTTTCTGGAATgactgaaaattaaaaaaacaatcttGTACATGCCTCATTCAATTTTATTAAACTTTTCActattaaaatgaatatatataatttacacatatatattcacatatataaatttctcttttcttctcttttcataCGTAGATAGTCCTTTTGCAAGGAAAATAAGTTGTGAGGAGGTTTTACTACAATATCAATTAATTCCTTCGTCTCTTCTATTATGATGTAgccatcatattttttttaatagttggTTTGCTTACTTATTAcatcaattttaattcaataactTCTTTATTGATAgtctaatatttaataatgatAAGAAACCAATTGGTATAATATTTGGAAGGGATGCTATCTTAGGCTTGAATTAAGAAGATCTCTCATATGATTTATTTACAaactttgaaattgaaatgataCAAGACAAGCTCCAATTTGTGTAAAGTCATCCTCACTTTTTTTAtccttttgtttaaaaaaaatattgtctatgtgaaaacagaaagaaaagagaaaatcataCATATTTCAAATGAAGGTATGTACAAAATATATCTATCCATTTTAATAGTGgaaatttgaataatgaatgaGAGATGTACAAGattgaatttcaattttcaccATTGAAAAACGTTATTGTGAGTCATGTTTTAGCTGTAAAACGTGCTTCAGAGTAACGAATTATAAAACGTTACTGACAATAACGTTTTATGTCTGTTTACTCTGTcagatttttgtctttttgttattcaatttttttgaataaaatataacctaaaaTGTTACTGTGAATTACatttatactagttttgtaaaaaaaatttaaaaaaacgtattattttgataaattgatttttataataGCTTACTTTGGTCAAAAATTCCTAATTACTCgttccattttattttaactgttgttttaactttttgtacatctattaaaataaaatacaacgTATAATTACTAAGTTATCCatgtttattaaatattttctaaaattgagCAGTATAAGAACTACTGACTTTTTAATGTTAAAGATACATATGATTGAAAACAAATATCaatctttaatttcaaattcttaTTGTGACAATTATTTtaggctaatttttttttttttgagttaaaacGATAGTTAAAATGAAACATATGAGATAATTGAAAGAGGGGCCTCTAAGCATTGGATCCACCAAtgaattttcttcaaaaattttttgtttcaataaatGTCATGACATGGGTATTAGCTACAAGAAATATATACTAAATTATTATGAAAGCTTAGTTAAGATGGTCCAATAATGCACAATTCCAAAGAGACAAGCAAATCTTAGAACACACACTCTAAGTAATTCCTCCgtttcaaattatttgtgtttgaTATGAAGAATAATATATTCCTTCAATTTTAGTGAT
Proteins encoded in this window:
- the LOC125866136 gene encoding uncharacterized protein LOC125866136, which encodes MAEQKDEAEVNQSTEQSQSFVEVISRSTGKTWRFAAGTEAKFALKFINSSSVDSILANQPATYVEAVKDGEVPVIFGPNSILVNYGKGWKLQPVTETTKGFSRGMPDDYAAARPEYIPPVSDNSHSAKRNSQAALSPVYIGKILLVFVLMFLIGAVFTLFLDNLPQLLSRYGLDVE
- the LOC125865103 gene encoding transcription factor MYB60, with amino-acid sequence MGRPPCCDKIGIKKGPWTPEEDIILVSYIQEHGPGNWRSVPTNTGLMRCSKSCRLRWTNYLRPGIKRGNFTPHEEGMIIHLQALLGNKWAAIASYLPQRTDNDIKNYWNTHLKKKLKKFQTELDSHNLPLPPPNFDNSSTNNYDHHQFSKLLNSPNSLSSSSLYASSTENISRLLEGWMRSSPNPSRRNNIDHDEMLHEAQKNQDQDGGVSNHDDGVTIPNEKSSYNINCESSEVVTHEKASPPPFTYLEKWLLEENGGQVEELMELPMIFT